In Campylobacter mucosalis, a single window of DNA contains:
- the tig gene encoding trigger factor — translation MQITTKALDSVNTEVSTKISNEQIKASVEKLAKQAAKTMKIDGFRKGHVPTAVVLKRYGSELEKDAEQDVFKDILKDALVELKKSNSDVIGEPTIDKFDRKDDGTIDVLMTISFKPKVDVTGYEALIPDFSTPRVLKKDIDEKKNEILKMIAPLEKVEKKRALKSGDFAKFDFEGFVDGVAFDGGKAENYLLEIGSGQFIPGFEDGMIGLKPGEEKDVEVTFPAEYGAANLAGKPAVFKVKLHEIQERKIPETLDENTLKGILPNEENPTEELLEERIKEQIKQEKMINLVNEELKPKFAEAVVEKFKFDVPKNIVEQEIDMQFRNAWSSFSEDEMKKFREDKDALIKKRDEFRKDAENSVRLTFIIDELARVRGVKIADQEVIQAIYFEAYRTGRDPKAHLEMYKNQGMLPAIKMSMIEEKLFNEMFSKDDKKSAKKEKAE, via the coding sequence ATGCAGATTACAACTAAAGCTTTAGATAGTGTTAATACAGAAGTTAGCACAAAAATAAGCAACGAACAGATAAAAGCTAGTGTGGAAAAACTAGCAAAACAAGCCGCAAAAACTATGAAAATAGACGGCTTTAGAAAAGGACACGTCCCAACGGCAGTGGTATTAAAACGCTACGGCTCGGAGCTTGAAAAAGACGCAGAGCAAGATGTGTTTAAAGATATTTTAAAAGACGCTCTAGTAGAGCTTAAAAAATCAAATAGCGACGTTATAGGCGAACCAACAATAGACAAATTTGATCGCAAAGATGACGGCACTATCGATGTTTTAATGACTATATCATTTAAGCCTAAAGTAGACGTGACTGGCTATGAAGCGTTAATACCTGATTTTTCAACTCCAAGAGTTCTTAAAAAAGATATAGATGAGAAGAAAAATGAAATTTTAAAAATGATCGCTCCACTTGAAAAAGTTGAGAAAAAACGTGCCTTAAAGAGCGGGGATTTTGCGAAATTTGACTTTGAGGGCTTTGTTGACGGCGTAGCATTTGATGGCGGAAAGGCTGAAAATTATCTACTTGAAATTGGCTCAGGTCAGTTTATACCGGGCTTTGAAGACGGTATGATAGGATTAAAGCCGGGCGAAGAAAAGGACGTTGAAGTAACTTTCCCAGCCGAGTATGGTGCAGCAAATTTAGCAGGAAAACCAGCTGTATTTAAAGTAAAACTACACGAAATCCAAGAGAGAAAAATCCCTGAAACACTTGATGAAAATACACTAAAAGGCATATTGCCAAATGAAGAAAATCCAACAGAAGAGCTTCTTGAAGAGCGTATAAAAGAGCAAATCAAGCAAGAGAAAATGATAAATCTTGTAAATGAAGAGCTAAAGCCAAAATTTGCAGAAGCTGTAGTTGAGAAATTTAAATTTGACGTGCCAAAAAATATCGTTGAGCAAGAGATTGATATGCAGTTTAGAAACGCGTGGTCAAGCTTTAGCGAAGATGAGATGAAAAAATTTAGAGAGGATAAAGACGCTCTTATTAAAAAACGTGACGAGTTTAGAAAAGACGCTGAAAATAGCGTTCGTTTAACATTTATCATCGATGAATTAGCTCGTGTTAGAGGCGTAAAAATCGCCGATCAAGAGGTTATACAAGCTATATATTTTGAAGCTTACAGAACAGGCAGAGATCCAAAAGCTCATCTTGAGATGTATAAAAATCAAGGAATGCTACCAGCCATAAAAATGTCAATGATCGAAGAAAAGCTATTTAACGAAATGTTTAGCAAAGATGATAAAAAATCAGCTAAAAAAGAGAAGGCAGAGTAA
- the clpP gene encoding ATP-dependent Clp endopeptidase proteolytic subunit ClpP, producing the protein MSYYVPVVVERTGKGERSYDIYSRLLKDRIVMLSGQIEDGMASSIVAQLLFLEAEDPDKDIYLYINSPGGVVTSGFSIYDTMNYIKPDVCTICIGQAASMGAFLLSSGAKGKRYALTNSRIMIHQPLGGAQGQATDIEIQAREILRLKDSLNTILAKNTGQKLPKIIKDTERDNFMNANEAKEYGLIDKILEKSFK; encoded by the coding sequence ATGAGCTACTACGTTCCTGTCGTAGTTGAAAGAACCGGAAAAGGTGAGAGAAGCTACGATATATACTCACGCCTTTTAAAGGATAGGATAGTAATGCTAAGCGGACAAATAGAAGACGGTATGGCGTCTTCTATCGTGGCTCAGCTACTTTTTTTAGAGGCAGAAGATCCTGATAAAGATATATACCTATATATAAATAGCCCCGGCGGTGTGGTAACTAGCGGTTTTAGCATATATGACACGATGAACTACATAAAGCCAGATGTCTGCACTATCTGTATCGGTCAAGCTGCTTCGATGGGTGCATTTTTGCTTAGCTCTGGTGCAAAAGGCAAACGATATGCACTTACAAATTCACGCATTATGATACATCAGCCACTAGGCGGAGCACAAGGTCAGGCAACTGACATCGAGATTCAGGCACGTGAAATTTTACGCTTAAAAGATAGTCTAAATACGATTTTGGCAAAAAATACTGGTCAAAAACTGCCAAAAATCATCAAAGATACCGAGCGTGACAATTTTATGAACGCCAATGAAGCAAAAGAGTATGGTCTAATAGATAAAATTTTAGAAAAGAGTTTTAAGTAA
- a CDS encoding GGDEF domain-containing protein codes for MIKINEAPNRRNQRLNTNDAVYIKPPEESDIYQFSESVLKELSENNIPSIPSNYSIYFDKMLGERSGAFKEKLGEVILSYEQSDSSAQQDGQVHIEKEIKQSFAQIKSMLQAVALIYKNLGLMKGLVARHLSNLRSNTDILATQNVISAFNEDLIKLNTLMDKHVDVIKVNYEEIGKMFKLIEEQAVYDSTYDIYNKKFLVGTLQLELDAVKRYGYKSSFLLIKADNSMMAGIKNLRDKSLLLKKISSILTKTSRKSDIIGHYGDGIFVIIMRHTDSAGAEQACRRIKDLFLKTVVAIEDKKIAIQTKSVFGTLEKDISMEETLANTLDALEKNTNSEQI; via the coding sequence TTGATAAAAATAAACGAGGCGCCTAATAGACGCAACCAAAGGCTAAATACAAACGACGCTGTCTACATCAAGCCTCCCGAAGAGAGCGATATATATCAGTTTTCTGAAAGTGTGTTAAAAGAGCTTAGCGAGAACAATATTCCGTCCATCCCTAGCAACTACTCAATATATTTTGACAAAATGCTTGGCGAACGTAGCGGTGCTTTTAAAGAGAAGCTTGGCGAGGTGATTTTATCTTACGAGCAAAGCGACTCATCAGCACAGCAAGATGGGCAAGTTCATATCGAAAAAGAGATCAAGCAGAGCTTTGCACAGATAAAAAGTATGCTTCAAGCCGTGGCTCTTATTTATAAAAATTTAGGACTTATGAAGGGCTTGGTTGCGCGTCATTTGTCAAACCTACGTAGCAATACAGACATACTAGCCACTCAAAATGTCATAAGTGCTTTTAACGAAGATCTTATCAAGCTAAACACCCTAATGGATAAACATGTTGATGTTATAAAGGTAAACTACGAAGAGATAGGCAAGATGTTTAAGCTCATTGAAGAACAAGCAGTTTATGACTCAACGTATGACATCTATAATAAAAAATTTCTAGTAGGAACTCTACAACTCGAACTAGACGCCGTAAAAAGATATGGCTATAAATCATCTTTTTTGCTAATTAAAGCAGATAATAGTATGATGGCCGGTATTAAAAATTTAAGAGATAAAAGCCTACTTTTAAAGAAAATTTCAAGCATACTGACAAAAACATCAAGAAAGAGCGACATTATCGGACACTATGGTGACGGAATTTTTGTAATCATAATGAGGCACACTGACTCAGCAGGTGCAGAACAAGCGTGTCGTAGGATAAAAGATCTATTTTTAAAAACAGTAGTAGCCATAGAGGATAAAAAAATCGCCATACAGACAAAATCGGTCTTTGGCACACTAGAAAAAGACATAAGTATGGAAGAAACTCTAGCAAACACTCTTGACGCACTAGAAAAGAACACAAATTCGGAGCAAATTTGA
- the def gene encoding peptide deformylase, producing the protein MILEVLTYPNKKLFERSIEVSVFDENLHKLLDDMYDTMIAKEGIGLAAIQIGVAKRVFIVNLVKEDGVQDKADLIEVINPIFSEKTGECVYQEGCLSVPGYYDDVKRAERVRLDYQDRFGNSQTIETDGLLAIALQHENDHLDGHLFIERIGFNKRKKFDKEFKQGKKQDKPANRKVAKKER; encoded by the coding sequence TTGATACTAGAAGTCCTTACATATCCAAACAAAAAGCTATTTGAACGCTCAATCGAAGTAAGCGTTTTTGACGAAAATTTGCACAAACTACTTGATGATATGTATGATACGATGATCGCAAAAGAAGGGATTGGGTTGGCTGCCATTCAGATTGGAGTGGCAAAACGCGTGTTTATCGTAAATCTAGTGAAAGAAGACGGTGTGCAAGACAAGGCAGACCTTATTGAAGTGATAAATCCAATCTTTAGCGAAAAAACTGGCGAGTGCGTCTATCAAGAGGGGTGTTTATCTGTGCCTGGATACTACGATGACGTTAAACGAGCCGAACGTGTTAGACTAGATTATCAAGATCGTTTTGGAAACTCGCAAACTATCGAGACCGACGGGCTTTTAGCAATTGCGCTTCAACACGAAAACGACCACTTAGACGGACACCTTTTTATTGAACGTATCGGTTTTAATAAACGCAAAAAATTTGATAAAGAATTTAAACAGGGCAAAAAACAAGACAAACCTGCAAATAGGAAAGTCGCAAAAAAAGAGCGATGA
- a CDS encoding YifB family Mg chelatase-like AAA ATPase — MKSLLCASYLDGVKVVEVESVFTRGLPGFSIVGLANTSIKESAERVKAALISLDFSFPAQKITINLSPSDLPKNGSHFDLAIALLIALQKSQNLEKIFVFGELGLDGSVKNTANLFSLLLFLSTKVTNAKVLIPKSVADKASAIPNLEIYAVSTLADAIKFFEDSDFKEQIKVKNSHQIFNDIIEINGEKFLPNRNFALDFKDVLGQERAKRACLISATGMHNIIYEGSPGCGKSMCAKRLVYILPPQSLNEVLNAAAYRSLNMQDSEFSAVRAFRSPHHTSTKSSIFGGGSNMARIGEIALANGGVLFLDEFVHFSKQTIESLREPLQDHKIHIARVNSKVTYDTKFILAAALNPCPCGNLLSKNLSCRCTTNEIKQYKSRLSEPILDRIDLYVQMDEISPNDKPSLSSAQMSQMVLEAFKFQKKRGQKELNAKLNDDEVAKFCILDGDAKSALDTAISRFLLSQRAIKKTLKVARSIADLEQRDKISKQHILEALSFRTRGQ; from the coding sequence ATGAAGTCGCTACTTTGTGCCTCATACCTTGACGGCGTTAAAGTTGTCGAAGTTGAGTCGGTTTTTACTAGAGGACTGCCTGGATTTAGTATCGTCGGACTTGCAAATACGAGCATAAAAGAGTCCGCTGAACGCGTCAAAGCGGCATTAATATCGCTAGATTTTTCATTTCCAGCACAAAAAATCACAATAAATTTATCACCTTCTGATTTGCCAAAAAATGGCTCACATTTTGACCTTGCCATTGCACTTTTAATCGCACTTCAAAAGTCGCAAAATTTAGAAAAAATCTTCGTTTTTGGCGAACTTGGGCTTGACGGAAGCGTAAAAAATACAGCAAATTTATTCTCACTTTTACTTTTTTTAAGCACAAAAGTCACAAACGCCAAAGTCCTAATCCCAAAAAGCGTAGCCGATAAAGCGTCAGCCATACCAAATTTAGAAATTTACGCCGTTAGCACACTTGCTGATGCGATTAAATTTTTTGAAGATAGTGATTTTAAAGAACAAATAAAGGTAAAAAATAGCCATCAAATTTTTAACGACATAATCGAAATTAACGGTGAAAAGTTCTTGCCAAATAGAAATTTCGCCCTTGATTTTAAGGACGTTTTGGGTCAAGAAAGAGCTAAACGTGCCTGTTTAATCTCGGCAACCGGAATGCATAATATCATTTACGAGGGCAGTCCAGGATGTGGTAAAAGTATGTGTGCAAAACGGCTTGTGTATATCCTGCCACCTCAAAGTTTAAATGAGGTTTTAAACGCAGCAGCGTATCGTTCGCTAAATATGCAAGATAGCGAGTTTAGTGCCGTTCGTGCGTTTCGTTCGCCTCATCACACAAGCACAAAAAGCTCTATTTTTGGCGGTGGCTCAAATATGGCTAGAATCGGCGAGATAGCTCTTGCAAATGGTGGAGTGCTGTTTTTGGACGAATTTGTGCATTTTTCAAAGCAGACGATTGAGAGCTTACGTGAGCCACTACAAGATCACAAAATCCACATCGCACGTGTAAATTCCAAAGTCACTTACGATACGAAGTTTATCCTAGCAGCCGCACTTAATCCCTGCCCGTGTGGAAATTTACTCTCAAAAAACCTAAGCTGTCGTTGTACCACAAATGAGATAAAACAATACAAATCACGCCTTTCTGAGCCTATCCTTGACCGCATTGATTTATACGTGCAAATGGACGAGATTAGCCCAAATGACAAGCCAAGCCTAAGCTCGGCTCAGATGAGTCAAATGGTTTTAGAGGCATTTAAATTTCAAAAAAAGCGTGGGCAAAAAGAGCTAAACGCAAAGCTAAATGATGATGAAGTTGCCAAATTTTGCATACTTGATGGTGACGCAAAATCGGCTTTGGATACGGCGATCAGTCGCTTTTTGCTATCGCAACGAGCCATAAAAAAGACGCTAAAAGTGGCTAGAAGTATCGCTGATTTAGAACAGAGAGATAAAATTTCAAAACAGCACATTTTAGAGGCATTAAGCTTTCGTACAAGGGGGCAATGA
- a CDS encoding NAD(P)H-hydrate epimerase: protein MKKLFLKTEILDNKAVQNFGLTHELLMENAALNLANFVRKKHKKGVKILGVCGGGNNGADVIAAIRMLKGDYKVRLFLTTTKLKPLTEFQLKIAKNLGVKITKKISKADCVIDGIFGSGLNRKIEQNHQKIIKKLNRLNAHKIACDVPSGLSQNGEILGACFKADDTICMGGLKLGCFSDVAKDFVGRVRRANLGVSTKKFQGKTDSFLLTKSDLKLPFRNKNCVNKGDFGHAFIIGGAMSGASHIAATSALKMGAGLVSIIGKSHKNEIMSSDKISPKMNAGAVGMGLSDDDIAGLSFEILSQKRLVIDASLCKNELVSKLLGLKNSIITPHPSEFCTLLKIAKIADIDVKTLQKNRFFYARQWSLKFKGVLVLKGANTIIAKNGKIYIMPLGSPCLAKGGSGDVLSGLCVSLLAQGYKPIKAAITATLAHALAVKKHKNSYAITPKDIIKGVECLAKR, encoded by the coding sequence ATGAAAAAACTCTTTTTAAAAACTGAAATTTTAGATAATAAAGCTGTGCAAAATTTTGGCTTAACACACGAGCTTTTAATGGAAAATGCCGCCCTTAATCTAGCAAATTTTGTGCGAAAAAAGCATAAAAAAGGTGTAAAAATTTTAGGCGTTTGTGGAGGTGGCAATAACGGCGCTGACGTGATAGCAGCCATTAGAATGTTAAAGGGTGATTATAAAGTAAGGCTGTTTTTAACGACAACTAAGCTAAAACCGCTCACAGAATTTCAGCTTAAAATCGCAAAAAATTTAGGCGTAAAAATCACTAAGAAAATCTCAAAAGCCGATTGCGTGATTGACGGCATTTTTGGCTCAGGGCTAAATAGAAAAATAGAACAAAACCACCAAAAAATCATCAAAAAACTAAACCGCCTAAACGCTCACAAAATCGCTTGTGACGTGCCTAGTGGATTAAGCCAGAACGGCGAAATTTTAGGTGCTTGCTTTAAGGCTGATGATACGATTTGTATGGGCGGATTAAAGCTTGGGTGCTTTTCTGACGTGGCAAAGGACTTTGTCGGGCGAGTTAGGAGAGCAAATCTTGGTGTGAGCACAAAAAAATTTCAGGGCAAAACGGATAGTTTTTTGCTTACAAAAAGCGATTTAAAACTGCCATTTCGCAACAAAAACTGCGTAAATAAGGGAGACTTTGGACACGCTTTTATCATTGGCGGTGCGATGAGCGGGGCTAGTCATATCGCTGCTACTTCGGCTTTAAAAATGGGTGCTGGGCTAGTTAGTATAATTGGCAAAAGCCATAAAAACGAGATTATGAGTAGCGATAAAATTAGCCCTAAAATGAACGCTGGTGCCGTTGGCATGGGGCTTAGCGATGATGATATAGCTGGGCTTAGTTTTGAAATTTTAAGTCAAAAACGCCTTGTTATTGACGCATCGCTTTGCAAAAATGAGCTTGTTAGCAAACTTTTAGGGCTTAAAAATAGTATCATCACGCCTCATCCTAGCGAGTTTTGCACGCTTTTAAAGATAGCAAAAATCGCTGATATTGATGTTAAGACGCTTCAAAAAAACCGCTTCTTTTATGCTAGGCAGTGGAGTTTAAAATTTAAAGGCGTTTTGGTGCTAAAAGGCGCAAATACGATAATTGCCAAAAACGGCAAAATTTACATTATGCCCCTTGGTTCGCCCTGCCTTGCAAAAGGTGGCAGCGGAGATGTTCTTTCAGGGCTTTGCGTGTCGCTTTTAGCACAGGGTTATAAGCCCATAAAAGCGGCAATAACGGCTACCCTAGCTCACGCACTAGCCGTCAAAAAGCACAAAAATAGTTACGCGATAACGCCAAAAGACATTATAAAAGGAGTAGAATGTTTAGCAAAAAGATAG
- the purN gene encoding phosphoribosylglycinamide formyltransferase, giving the protein MFSKKIAVLFSGSGSNLEAILSKIHGKIFNSVKLEVVVTICNKPDAYGIKRAKNYGLETIIIENKNFATREEFDAALVSEIKKHSVDLVVLAGFMRILTPVFTSQIRAINLHPSLLPLFKGACAINDSFNSDMQVGGVSVHWVSEELDGGKIIAQRAFSREKDMSLEAWEAKIHAIEHEILPETIVEILCK; this is encoded by the coding sequence ATGTTTAGCAAAAAGATAGCAGTTTTATTTAGTGGGAGTGGCTCAAATTTAGAGGCTATTTTATCAAAAATTCACGGCAAAATTTTTAACAGCGTAAAGCTTGAAGTGGTTGTTACGATTTGTAATAAACCTGACGCCTACGGCATCAAAAGAGCCAAAAATTACGGGCTTGAAACGATTATTATTGAGAATAAAAATTTCGCCACCAGAGAGGAATTTGACGCTGCTTTGGTTAGCGAGATTAAAAAACACAGCGTTGATTTGGTGGTTTTGGCTGGATTTATGCGGATTTTAACGCCAGTTTTTACTTCACAGATTCGTGCCATAAACCTACATCCTTCGCTTTTGCCACTCTTTAAGGGTGCTTGCGCTATAAATGATAGTTTTAATAGCGATATGCAAGTTGGCGGAGTTTCGGTTCATTGGGTAAGCGAAGAGCTTGACGGCGGTAAAATCATCGCTCAAAGAGCATTTAGTCGTGAAAAAGATATGAGTTTAGAGGCTTGGGAGGCTAAAATTCACGCCATAGAGCACGAAATTTTACCAGAAACTATAGTTGAAATTTTATGCAAATAA
- a CDS encoding helix-turn-helix transcriptional regulator — translation MSISRFGSFCLFTKSLMACGRLSFFDFVPLLLSTTYKFISLSYSFLKCSFVDFASKKLRDRPHTIAELSNMLGVSTKTVQRDLYETLVEYGAVKNGHLWSIDDKSANDGLDGDDRVVLNILDNVAKNMGASFYGKAHVLLTQISEQLNHSILTNINNEKLGEQDLANFQILEDAVRDRVEIKCVYNDYEFCVKPLKLALFEGFWYLLLLDSKKGDTFKKFHLKSIRDIRPTKNKFEISDELENRVRAINSAWASLEKPETARLLLDKKVVKYFERKRYINENITGKDKDGSVEMEIDFTHVMQIKLLICYYIPFIKVLSPKWLADEIKKEIKEYVKQIDV, via the coding sequence ATTTCTATCTCGCGGTTTGGCTCGTTTTGTTTATTTACAAAGTCGCTTATGGCTTGTGGTAGGCTCTCTTTTTTTGATTTTGTACCACTTTTGCTCTCTACTACGTATAAATTTATCTCTCTTTCATATTCGTTTCTAAAATGCTCTTTTGTCGATTTTGCGTCTAAAAAGCTAAGAGATAGACCTCACACGATAGCCGAGCTATCAAATATGCTAGGTGTTAGCACAAAGACAGTGCAGCGTGATTTGTATGAAACCCTAGTAGAGTATGGAGCGGTTAAAAACGGACATCTGTGGAGCATAGACGATAAAAGTGCAAATGACGGACTAGACGGCGATGATAGGGTGGTGCTAAATATCCTTGATAACGTGGCTAAAAATATGGGGGCTAGTTTTTATGGCAAAGCTCACGTGCTACTAACGCAAATTTCAGAGCAACTAAATCATTCGATACTAACAAATATAAATAATGAAAAACTGGGCGAACAAGACTTGGCAAATTTTCAAATTTTAGAAGACGCCGTGCGTGATAGAGTGGAGATAAAATGCGTTTATAATGATTATGAGTTTTGTGTAAAACCGCTAAAACTCGCACTTTTTGAGGGTTTTTGGTATCTGCTTTTACTTGATAGTAAAAAGGGCGATACGTTTAAGAAATTTCACTTAAAAAGCATACGCGATATAAGGCCGACTAAGAATAAATTTGAGATAAGCGACGAGCTAGAAAACAGAGTAAGGGCTATAAATTCCGCTTGGGCAAGTTTGGAAAAGCCAGAAACCGCAAGGCTGTTGCTTGATAAAAAGGTGGTTAAATACTTTGAAAGAAAGCGTTATATAAACGAGAACATTACAGGCAAGGACAAAGACGGCTCGGTGGAGATGGAGATAGATTTCACTCACGTTATGCAGATAAAACTGCTCATTTGCTACTATATTCCATTTATCAAGGTGCTTTCGCCAAAGTGGTTGGCTGACGAGATAAAAAAAGAGATAAAAGAGTATGTAAAGCAGATAGATGTTTAG
- a CDS encoding type III restriction-modification system endonuclease encodes MNLYVVESKSGTKSKKESLPQAISDFVNKQNEPNREIEILIINAGMINSQTLSTTYHKRLFDMFDSPFEALANIKPILIIDEPHRFKQSNKTFENINKINAQYIFRFGATFDNEERNLIYKLTSAQAFNDNLVKGVKIFINDFSSNEQENVALKLKDLNANEATFELNENGKKREFKIAKNEAMGKIHKDLSDLYLQNLNAKVAVLSNGLELSKNSVINPYSYNQTLNQKMINEAINEHFKLEEQLFKREDKIKPLTLFFIDNIDEYRGENGALRLYFEQILKAKMSEILKNEREKSDKNEPYIEYLEKSLKDISLTHGGYFSKDNSESDEKIEKEINEILHDKEWLLSAKNPRRFIFSKWTLREGWDNPNVFGICKLRSSGSVTSKLQEVGRGLRLPVNEYGSRIKDGEFYLNYFVDFTERDFASSLISEINLKSEVAIFSENDEKISDELVKKICEIYEKDYDDLIDDLAEKNIILASRKFKENGFIKLKELYPLAFISNGVKKDKIINSNDKRQTAHIRVAKFDELKELWERINQKAILQYNIQSEDEFLELFSSFLSQNITNFKPNLIVAKEQTIKIKDSIAHFETTQKLQDEILPISYMAYGEFLIKLSSELKAKISTIHNAFGKNPDLDINKFLNNQTIRFIKNGFSKFILDNSINKFSVEYKKITNKININPTAFTDRIGNPKSEIEAGNLGVCKDDKDAVSSYLFDEIYYDSELEKDNILSNIESISVFTKIPKNSIKIPVSGGGSYSPDFAYVIKDRAANRTLHLIVEVKNKEERDLSSDEKQKIAHAKKFFKTISESVKIEFKTQLQGQKIRDLIAKMV; translated from the coding sequence ATAAATTTATACGTAGTAGAGAGCAAAAGTGGTACAAAATCAAAAAAAGAGAGCCTACCACAAGCCATAAGCGACTTTGTAAATAAACAAAACGAGCCAAACCGCGAGATAGAAATTTTAATCATAAATGCCGGCATGATAAACTCGCAAACTCTAAGCACAACGTATCACAAAAGGCTTTTTGATATGTTTGATAGCCCGTTTGAAGCACTAGCCAATATAAAGCCGATACTAATCATCGACGAACCGCATAGATTTAAGCAAAGCAATAAAACATTTGAAAATATAAATAAAATCAACGCTCAGTATATTTTTAGGTTTGGAGCTACTTTTGACAATGAAGAGAGAAATTTAATATACAAACTCACGTCCGCACAGGCTTTTAATGATAATTTAGTAAAAGGCGTAAAAATTTTTATAAATGATTTTTCAAGCAACGAACAAGAAAACGTGGCATTAAAACTAAAAGATTTAAATGCTAATGAAGCGACATTTGAGTTAAACGAAAATGGCAAAAAGCGTGAATTTAAAATCGCCAAAAATGAAGCTATGGGAAAAATTCACAAAGATTTAAGCGATTTGTATCTGCAAAATTTAAACGCCAAAGTCGCTGTTTTATCAAACGGCTTAGAGCTAAGCAAAAATAGCGTCATAAATCCATACTCATACAATCAAACGCTTAATCAAAAGATGATAAACGAAGCTATAAATGAGCATTTTAAGCTAGAAGAACAGCTTTTTAAAAGAGAAGATAAGATAAAACCGCTCACGCTATTTTTTATAGATAATATCGATGAATACAGAGGTGAAAACGGTGCTTTAAGGCTTTATTTTGAGCAAATTTTAAAGGCAAAGATGAGCGAAATTTTAAAAAATGAAAGAGAAAAAAGCGACAAAAACGAGCCATATATAGAGTATCTTGAAAAATCGCTAAAAGATATAAGCCTAACTCACGGCGGATACTTTTCAAAGGATAACAGTGAAAGCGATGAGAAGATTGAAAAAGAGATAAATGAAATTTTACACGATAAAGAGTGGTTGCTAAGTGCTAAAAATCCACGCCGTTTTATCTTTTCAAAATGGACGCTAAGAGAGGGCTGGGATAATCCAAATGTTTTTGGAATTTGCAAACTCAGATCAAGTGGTAGCGTCACATCAAAGCTTCAAGAGGTCGGACGTGGGCTAAGGCTACCGGTAAATGAGTATGGCTCACGGATTAAGGACGGCGAGTTTTATCTGAATTATTTTGTTGATTTTACGGAGCGGGATTTTGCTTCAAGTTTGATTAGTGAGATAAATTTAAAATCGGAAGTTGCTATTTTTAGCGAAAATGATGAGAAAATAAGCGATGAGCTTGTAAAGAAAATTTGTGAAATTTATGAAAAAGACTACGATGATTTAATAGATGATTTGGCGGAGAAAAATATCATCTTAGCAAGTCGCAAATTTAAAGAAAATGGCTTTATAAAACTTAAAGAGCTATATCCGTTAGCGTTTATATCAAACGGCGTTAAGAAAGATAAAATCATTAACTCAAATGACAAAAGGCAAACGGCACACATTAGAGTGGCAAAATTTGATGAGCTAAAAGAGCTTTGGGAGAGGATTAATCAAAAGGCGATTTTGCAATACAATATACAAAGCGAAGATGAGTTTTTAGAGCTATTTAGCTCGTTTTTATCGCAAAATATTACAAATTTTAAACCTAACCTGATAGTAGCAAAAGAGCAGACGATTAAGATTAAAGATAGCATTGCCCACTTTGAAACCACCCAAAAGCTACAAGATGAAATTTTGCCTATCTCATATATGGCTTATGGCGAGTTTTTGATTAAACTATCTAGCGAGTTAAAGGCAAAAATCAGCACTATACACAACGCTTTTGGCAAAAATCCTGATTTGGATATTAATAAATTTTTAAATAATCAAACGATTAGGTTTATCAAAAATGGTTTTAGCAAATTTATACTTGATAACTCGATTAATAAATTTTCGGTTGAGTATAAAAAGATCACAAACAAAATAAACATCAATCCAACTGCATTTACAGATAGAATCGGCAATCCAAAAAGCGAGATAGAAGCTGGGAATTTAGGCGTTTGTAAAGATGATAAAGATGCTGTAAGTAGCTATTTATTTGATGAAATTTATTATGACTCGGAGCTTGAAAAAGACAATATACTCTCAAACATCGAATCAATAAGCGTTTTTACAAAAATCCCAAAAAACTCAATCAAAATTCCAGTCAGCGGTGGTGGCTCGTATAGCCCGGACTTTGCTTACGTGATAAAAGACAGGGCGGCAAATAGGACTTTGCATTTGATAGTTGAGGTAAAAAACAAAGAGGAGCGCGATTTAAGTAGTGATGAAAAACAAAAGATAGCTCACGCAAAAAAGTTTTTTAAAACCATTAGCGAGAGTGTAAAAATAGAGTTTAAAACGCAACTACAAGGTCAAAAGATAAGGGATTTAATCGCAAAAATGGTTTAG
- a CDS encoding DNA-binding protein, whose translation MREKFTEFKVEDYLTSDELRREYLNQVLADGDIDELKRAISNVAISKGVDCNQSCDSKNDEQNLQTT comes from the coding sequence ATGAGAGAAAAATTTACAGAATTTAAGGTAGAGGACTACCTTACAAGCGATGAATTGCGTAGGGAGTATTTGAACCAAGTTTTGGCTGACGGAGATATTGATGAACTTAAACGTGCCATATCCAACGTAGCTATAAGTAAGGGTGTAGATTGTAATCAGAGCTGTGATAGTAAAAATGATGAACAAAATTTACAAACAACATAA